A window of Pseudoalteromonas aliena SW19 genomic DNA:
TAAATCATAAAATACAAAATAAAATTCTTTTTAAAATGGCACCGCTGCGTGGCGAAGTTATCAAAGTTTAGTATTAATTAAATAAAATTAAGTATTTTTATACTTTGTTATTAATGATTTTTGCTAAATCAGCTGTTTTATATTTCCTTTGTCTATGAATACTTGTTCTGTGGATCAGGTTGCGTAAAAAAGTGCTTCTATTAGAGTGTGAACCGCCATTAATAGTAGATATTTCACTAACAAAGCTTCTATCTTCAGCGATAGGATATGGTTTTATACCTATCATGCTTAGGCCCACTTCTTTGTGAAATTGCATATCTACATCAACAGGTCTAAAAAAAGGCTTTCGGCTGAGTAGCTTCTTCGCGCCGGATAGTGAAATTATGTAACCTTGGGTACCATTAGGGGCTTTCTTATAATTACCAACAGTCAACCCATTGTCTAATAAAGCCGTGTCTATTAAAGGAAAATTACGATTATCAGAGAGCTTAATTAAATCCCAATTTTTTAATCTAGCTGTTGCATCAACCACATCTTTAAGCTCAGCATTAATAAATAAATCATCTTCTAACACAACGCAGCAAGGCATGCTTTCATCGACCATTTTTTGCCAAATGCGCATATGGCTAATATAACAGCCTATTTCACCAGCGGATAAGTTGCGATTGTAGCGTTTTTTATTTTTGCTAGGGCAATACCACTGTTTGATTTCTTGATTCGATAGTTGCTTACCAATAGTCGCTTCAAATCGCTCCACAGTTAAACCTAGGTTACTCAGTCGCTCTAAAGTTGTTTTCCAACGTCCTTCACAGCCTTTCATATTGATAACGTAAAAAGGGATCGGCATAATTTTAATAGGCTAGAAATAATCTTGCTGATATTTTAGCACTTTTTTTATTCTTGAACAGCCTAGATAGTTTTTATTGATTTACTCAATGAAGAAAAAGCAAAACCACTTACTGAAATTAAAGCTATATTTAATAACGTAGTAGGTGATGCACAGGAGGTAAAGTTTAGTTGTGGCTCGGGAGCTACAGCCAAGCTTTTAGCGTTACTTGCTGATGAATACGGTTATAGTAATTTAAGTGTTTATGATGGCCCATGGATCGAGTGGGGCGCAAATACTTTGTTACCCATTGCCACATGTAAAGTTTTGATATTTTAATAAATTGTAGACGTAGAGCTTGCTCACGTTAAAAGCTTGGCGTTTTTATTTTTTAAAGCCATACGGGCAATTTTTGCAGCCGTTTTTACAACACGATCCTCGCTTTAAAAAAAACCACTTACTAAATACCATATAGCCATTTTGCATGGTGTAATCAAGGCCTTCAATTAGATTGTCGCTCCCTCTAAACTGCTTGGCGAAACCTATTTGGCTTTTAATTGGCTGCTTATAAATATCTTCTAGAAAAGTACTTAGTTTATTAAGCGTGCACTTGCGGCATAAACAACTTGTTGCATTGGTATCTAGCGGTAAAATAGCAGGCAGCTCGTTGCACCAACACGCCGATATATTATCTACATTACACGTTAGAGTGGTATGGCATTGAGTGCAGTTAAGTTGAGTCATCATAATTCTTTTTAATAACAATGAACCAAGAATAACAAACATTATGAATATACAAAAAGCATTAGCTGAATTTATTACGTTTGGTGAACAAAGGGATGAAGCTATATCGGTTATCGTTTCAGGTTCTGCTGATAGCAATAAAACCCATTATACTCTCTCAACTGCGGTTTTAATTGATGTACTTAAACGCTGTTTAAGTAACGAAATAGACTTGGATGACTTGGAGCTTTGGGCAAACGTAATTGAATCGCGAGATGATATTGATTGCTCAGAGCATGACGGTGTTATTTATGCGCTCAGCAACAGTGAACAAATGGGAGAGCTTAACCATGAAAAACTGGCTCAAATATTGAAGCTAATAGCTAAATGAAACAAGCTGCGCGTTTACAGACAAATTTAGCACCGAGCCTAGGGTTGTAGACGTAGAGCTTGCTCACGTTAAAAGCTTCGCGCTTATGTAACGTATTTTAAAAGCGAGGTATAAACCTCACTTACAATAAAAAACACCATACTCAAATTGAATATGGTGTTTCTTTTCAAGTAACTTAAAACTTTATTACTTATGATATCCCAAGCACGTTTCTACTTCGTTTTTAGAACCTAAAATAACAGCTACGCGCTGGTGGATTGCATCAGGCTGAATATCCATAATACGTTCAGACCCTGTTGATGCGATACCGCCAGCTTGTTCTACAAGCATGGCCATTGGGTTTGCTTCGTAAAGTAGGCGTAATTTATTTGGTTTTTTAGGATCTTTTGTGTCGGTAGGATAAGTAAATAAACCACCGCGACTCAGTACGCGATGAACATCGCCCACCATCGCTGCAATCCAGCGCATATTAAAGTTTTTAGCGCGAGGGCCAGTATCGCCTGCTAGTAAATCATTGATGTAGTTTTGCATAGCTGGTTGCCAATGACGTTGATTCGATGCATTAATTGCAAATTCGTTTGTATCTGCAGGAATAGTGGCAAAATCTTCAGTGAGTAAAAAGCTGCCTTGTGTTTTATCAAGGGTAAACATGCGGGTGCCTTTGCCTGTGGTAAGCGCAAGCATCGTTGATGGCCCGTAAAGTACGTAACCTGCAGCAACTTGCTTATGACCTGGCTGCATAAAAATGCTTTCATCAGCAGCGTCAGAGCCTTCAGGCGCTTCCATAATAGAAAATATAGTACCCACAAGTGAGTTAATATCGGTATTTGACGAGCCATCCAGTGGGTCAAATGCGACGATAAATTTAGCGTCTGAGTTACCAGCGACTGTGTAGTCTTCTTCTTCTGAGGCGATTGCTTTAACCGTGCCTGATTCCAGTAAAATATCTTTTAACAACTGGTTAGATAATACATCGAGCTTTTTTTGGGTTTCGCCTTGAATATTTTCATCAAGGGTTGAGCCTAATACGCCAGATAGTTCGCCTTGGCCAACGCGAAACGAAATTTCTTTACATGCTGCTAAAATTGTTCGAATTAACGATAAAAGTTCTCTTGAACAACCATCTTCAAGTAATACTGGAGGGAGTCTACGCATTCTATTTTCCTGATAACGTGTTAAAACCAATCATAATGTGAGAGAGATTAGCTTAGAGCGCTGAAATTCGTCTTAAATACCTGTATTGTTTAAATACCACCTTATAATGGTGGCACCTAATCGTACTTAAAACGCCAATAACAAAGATAAGATTATGAAAAAAATATCACAACTAAGTTACATATTCTTGACCGTGTTGCTCTGTATCATAACCCAAGCGCACGCAGCAATTAAGTCAATTGATGAATTTACTACGCAAATGAATCACTTTCCGGGTTATTACTCATTTTTTTATGATACCCAAAATGGAAAAGTATATTTAAAAGTAGATAAGTTTGAACAACAATTTTTATTACAGCAAAGTTTGCCATATGGTATTGGCTCTAATGACATAGGCCTTGACCGGGGCCAGCTTGGTAATACCCACCTTGTGCAATTTGAACGTTTTGGCGACAAAGTGATGCTACGTGCTGTAAACACTTACTATCGTGCTAATACGAGTAATAAGGCTGAGCAGCAAAGCATTAAAGAAGCGTTTGCATCAAGCATACTCGCAGGTTTTAAAGTGGTCGCCGAAGATAAAGCCATAGCGCTTATTGATTACACGCCTTACTTATTGAGTGATGTACATGGTGTAAGCCGCACGCTTGTTGCGCGTAAGCAAGGCAGTTTTAGCCTTGATGAAACACGTAGCGCGGTAGATATGAATCGCTCAAAGGCATTTGTAAAAAATACTGAGCTAGAAGCAGTACTTACTTTTAAAGGCACAAAACCAGGCGAATTTGTTCGCCAAGTCAGCGCCGACCCATATGCACTTACTGTGCATATGCATCATTCGCTTATTCAATTACCAGACGATAACTACACACCTCGAAAGTTTAATCCACAATCAGGCTTTTGGAGTATTGAACATAAAGATTACGCCGCACCACTGGGTGAGTCACTGTATGTGCGCTACATACCACGCCATCGTTTAACTAAAAAAGATTCAAGTCTGCCTATTAGTGAGCCAGTTGAACCTATTGTTTATTATCTTGATCCAGGTGTGCCCGAACCGGTTAAAAGTGCGTTACTTGAAGGCGCAAAGTGGTGGAACGATGCCTTTAGCGGTGCCGGATATAAGAACGCATTTATAGTAAAAGTATTGCCAAGTAATGCCGATCCTATGGATATTCGTTATAACGTTATTCAATGGGTACACCGTGCAACGCGTGGTTGGTCATACGGTAGTTCGGTAATCGACCCACGTACTGGCGAAATAATTAAAGGCCATGTAACACTTGGATCTCTGCGTGTTCGCCAAGATATTTTAATAGCGGAAGCACTTGCTGCACCTTATTTGAAAGGCAATGAAGTTGCTAAAAATTTACAAGCAATGGCGCTTGATCGTATTCGTCAATTAAGCGCCCATGAAATTGGTCATACACTAGGTATTTCTCATAATTTTGCGGCATCAATAGGCGATAGAGCCTCTGTAATGGATTACCCACATCCGTTACTTAGTTTTAATGAACAAGGTAAGCTTGATGTAACGCGTGGCTATGCAACAGGCATGGGCGTGTGGGATAGCCAAGTAATTAAATATGGTTATAGCGACTTTACTAACCAAGATGAAAGCGCAGAGCTCGCTGCTATTTTAAAAGAAAATAAAGTCAAAGGCCTTGAGTTTATATCAGATAGCGATGCACGAGCTAAAGGTGGTGCGCATCCAACAGCCCATTTATGGGATAATGGTACTAACCCTTCACAGGAACTTTTACGAGTACTCGAAGTACGTAAAAAAGCGCTTTCGCAGTTTGGTATTAATAATATTAAAACGGGCGACTCACTATCGCAATTAGAAGAAAAACTAGTTCCGCTTTATCTGTTTCACCGTTTTCAGGTTGAAGCTGTGGTTAAACTTATCGCAGGTGTTGATTATGAATACGAAACACGCGGTGATTCACCCGTAAAAGGCGCGCAAGTGGTTGATAAAAAAGTGCAGCAAGAAGCGGTAAACGCTATTTTTGCAACGCTTAAACCCAGTAACTTGTTACTTCCTGAATCTGTGTTATCGCTCATTCCCCCAAAAGCGTATGGCGAGTCTAAGTCTCGCGAAAGCATAGTCGGGCGCACGGGGTTAACACTTGATGCAATGGCGTTGCCAGAGGTGGCTGTACAGCATAGTTTGTCACTTTTGTTAAACGCACAACGCTTAAATCGTCTAGCGCAACAACAAGCACGCAATAATGAATTTTATAGTTTAGATGAATTATTAAAAGCGCTTTATAGCCAAGTGTTCAATGTATCGTCGCCTAACACTATGGTAGGTAAAATCACCCAGCGCGTACAGTTTTTAACAGCAAAAACTATGGCTGATTTAGTCGCAAGTGATAGTGTCAGCCCAGAGGTGCAAGCACAATTGCGTTATTATTTAGTTGAGCTTAGTGAAGACTTTAACCAAAATTCAATGCTAAGCCATACAAGTACTGGCGAGAGTGCGTTTAAACAATACTTAGCTGAGCAAATAAATCAGTTTTTAATTAAAGGTCAGTGGCCAAGCAATTTTAAAGTATTGCCAATACCACCAGGCTCACCAATTTAGTACTTATTTTAAGTAAGCGATAAAGCAAAACACCGAGTGTATTTATGCTCGGTGTTTTATTATGTGCTTATAGCCGATAGCGTACTTTTACTTGCATAAAGTTGGTTTTTTGTTAACCTACCCGCCTTCCATTTTAGTCTTTTTGAGGTGTTTATGGCGTTTCTATCTCGTTCGATATTGGCGTTGTCCATAGCATTTTCAAGCAGCAGTGTATTCGCTCAAAAGCAGTGTGACGTAGAACTCAGACACGGTTTAATTATTACCGATGATGTAATTCGTATTGTTGATAAAGGCCAAACCCGCGTGCAAATTAATAACAATAACCAATTGTTTATTCGTGGTTATTGGGTTGATTTGAGTGACGACGAAAGCAAAGTACTTGAGCAATTTAGTAATGGCATTCGTCACACAGTACCTGAACTAGTAAACCTAGCCACCGATGGCGTTAACTTAGGGTTAAGTGCAATTGAGCACATTGTTGAAGGTATGTCAGATAAAGAGCCTGAGGTACTTAAAACCCAACTGCAATATGTAGAACGTGCATTAATGGATAAGTTTAAGCGCGGCGACGATTTCTTTTTTATAGCGCCACAATCGCTTTCTCAAATTGATGATTTTTTTACTAAAGAGATTAGCCAAAAAATTCACTCTGCAGTGCATGGCTCTCTCGGCGCTATTTTAATGTCGTTGGGAGATGCGTTTAAATCGCGTGAAGGCAATATAGAAGATCGCATTAACGATATGGGCCAGCGCATGGATATCATCACCAAAGAGATTGATAAGTCGTTGCAAAAAAAAGCCCATCAACTTGAACTTAAAGCGTCTGAATACTGCGAATGTTTAAATGCATTAGATGTCACCGAATCGCGTCTGCAAGCAATTGTGCCTGGGATGGCCGATTTTGATTTAGTACAGATAAAATCTTAAACACAGCTTTTATAGCTTAATCTCTTCGGCTGTTAGCAATCTATACTCACCGCTTGCTAGGTTTTCATCTAATTTAATCCCCGCAATCTGCTCGCGATGTAATTCAACGACCTTATTATCTACCGCGTAAAGCATGCGCTTAACTTGATGATATTTACCTTCACTTATTGATAAACGCAGCCCGTAATTTGCGAGTCGTTCAGCTATAGCTGGACGGGTTAGATCTTTTTCGTTATGCAGCATGACACCTGTTTGTAGTTGCCTAAGCGCTTCATCGGTAATAGGTTCTTGGGTTTCTACTAAGTAAGTTTTAAATTTATTACTTTTAGGTGAGGTGATTTTATGTGACCACTCGCCATCGTTAGTAATAATAACCAAACCTGTGGTATCTATATCTAAACGACCGGCTACGTGAAAATCGCTCATATTTGGCTCATCAAGTAAGTCAAAAACAGTTTTGTGTAGCTCGTCACTATTAGCGCATACATAACCGACAGGTTTGTTGAGCATAATGTAGCGCTTACCTAAAAAGACTAAAGGCTCGCCTTGATGCAATACTTCATCTTGCTCAGCAAGTTGAAAATTATGTGACGTAATTACTTCGCCATTAACGCTTACTTCTTTTCGCTTAATACTCGCGCGGGCTTGCGTGCGTGGCATTTCTGCTAAGTGGCTAATAAATTTATCTAAGCGGCAAGGGAATTTCATTTTAGTTCACATTTTTAGTCGGCTACAATGGGCGCGATTATAGCCGATAGTGAAATGCCATGACAGAGCACAGCACACTAATTTTAAACCATTACCAAGCAAAAGTTATATCCGGTGAGCTTATCTTTGATGCAGCCCAACAAAACGCGGTAATGGCATTAAATAGCTTAAGCGAGCAGTTACAAACACCGTTAAAGTGGTGGCAAAAAGTACCCACAATAAAAGGTGTTTATTTATATGGGCCAGTAGGGCGTGGTAAATCTATGTTGATGGATTTATTTTATAAAAACCTACCTATTGAGCAAAAGCAGCGACTGCATTTTCATCATTTTATAGCGCAAGTGCATGCCCAACTTTCGCAGCTGCAAGGGCAAGCAAATCCACTTACACTGATTGCTAAGCATTGGGCTAACAATATCCGTGTGCTGTGTTTTGACGAATTTTTTGTGAGCGACATTGGCGATGCCATGATCATGGCTAAGTTATTTAATGCGTTGTTTGAACAAGGTGTGGTGCTGGTGGCTACATCTAACGCAAAGCCTGAGCAGCTTTATTACAACGGCCTGCAACGGGTGCTATTTTTACCTACGATTGATTTAATTAATAGTCATTGCCATATCATTAATGTAGCGGGGGATGATGATCATCGTTTTAGATACGGTAAAAATAGTCGACATTATTTTATTAATTTACCAAATAACGATTTTAAAAATGAGTTTTTGACGTCTTTTCCTACTGTCATTCATAATAATACAATTAGCGTGCATGGCCGCGAATTACCGTATCTATTAAAAGCCGATAACGCCTTGATGATTGATTTTATGGCGCTATGTTCCGGCCCGCGCAGTGCTAACGATTATATGTTTTTAGCAACGCAATTTGATGTGTTATATGTATCGAACGTGCCACAAATGGGTATTAAAGCGACAGGTAAAGTGATAGTGCACGGTATAGAAGATAGCTATCAACGTGAAAAGCAAACGCTCGACGAGCACACCTTTGACGACGAAGCGCGGCGCTTTATTGCCTTAGTGGATGAGTTTTATGATTGCAATAAGTTGTTAGTGATCAATGCCCAAACTGATATTGAGCATTTATATAAAGGCAAAAAATTGAGTTTTGAATATGCACGAACACAGTCACGCATAGTAGAAATGCAAAATTGGTGAGTATAAATAATGGATTTTAGGCATTAGGCTAAAGTGTAAATATAAAATTTAGACCTTACCTTGTTTTCATAAGACCTTTATTGTCTATACCCATTCGGGTTATTTGACTGCCAACGCCATGTATCTTGCATCATTTCATCAATACCGCGCAGAGCTTCCCAGCCCAGTTCGTTAAGTGCTTTTTCTGGTGCTGCATAACATGCAGCAATATCGCCAGCACGACGTGGGGAAACCTGATACGGCACAGCTTGATCGCTAGCTTTAATAAATGCATTTACCATTTGCAACACAGAATACCCATTACCAGTTCCTAAGTTATAGACTAGCGCACCAGTGCTCGAGGCAATTTTATCAAGCGCTTTTAAATGGCCAATTGCTAAATCTACTACATGAATATAGTCGCGCACACCAGTGCCATCAACGGTATCGTAGTCATCACCAAATACAGCAAGTTGCTTTAATTTACCTACAGCAACTTGTGCAATAAATGGTAAAAGGTTGTTTGGGATACCATTAGGGTCTTCACCAATTAAGCCTGATTTATGCGCGCCAACGGGGTTGAAGTAACGTAAAATAGCAAACGCAAAACGCTCATCTGATTTAGCGATATCTTGTAGCATCATTTCAACTATAAGTTTAGATGTGCCGTAAGGGTTAGTAGTACCGCCAACGGGGAAGTCTTCTCTAATTGGTAAGCTAGCAGGATCGCCGTAAACAGTCGCTGATGAGCTAAATACTAACTTAAATACACCAGCGTCACGCATTGCATCAATAAGTGTTAACGTCCCTTGTACATTGTTTTGATAATACTCTACGGGTTTGGCAACTGATTCCCCCACCGCTTTTAAACCAGCAAAATGTATAACACTATCAATTTTGTGCTTAGCAAACACTGAATCTAAAAAGGCTTTGTCGAGAATATCACCTTGGTAAAAAGTGGCTTCCTTACCTGTGATTTTTTTTACACGAGTAAGAGACTCCTGTGATGAATTACTTAAATTATCAATAACAACAACTTTGTTACCTTGCTGTAAAAGTTCTAAAACAGTGTGTGAGCCAATATAGCCTGCGCCACCGGTTACTAAAATAGTCATGAAAGCTCCGTGGGTACCTTTTATCAATTGTGTCAATTTCACCATAAATCGTGTTGCTTTACATGTTTTATCTGTAATTTTATTAGGGCGTGTTGACTTTTGTGGATTGAAATTTGTTCAATCTAGGGGCTATTTAATCGCGGCGCGAGGTTTGTAATCGAGTGGGCTAAGTAAAAACCGAGCAACAAAGAGTCAATCGCCCCTAGAAAGAACCCAAAGGGCAGCGCATGTTTGGCATTTATGCTGCGTTATCCCTATTTATGGGGAACAACCACACACCATAGGCGCTGCCTTGCCTAAATACCAAACAGTCTGATGCAAAATCAATCACGGAAGGTCAACACGCCCTAGCTTAAATACGGTCTTTCTTTAATGCTGGTAAATTAAACAACCTTGATTACATTTAGTACGTTTTAAATAACACTTCAATGTGGGGAATTAAGTTATAGTTAATAAACAAGTGCTAAAATGAACGCAGTAAAAGCTAATGCTGGGTTTACTCCAATCCACACTTTTGTGATTGGTATATCTTTTTTGGAGAAAGTCATGAATTCAGTCAAAAAAATTGCAATGTTTATGTGTGTAGCATTACCTGTATTTGCTCATGCAGGTGAGTCTGCTGTTAAATGGCATGACTTTAATGACTATCGCGATGTGCGCTCATCAAACCAAGCGAAAGGTTCGTATCACAAGCATATTATTAAAAGTTTTGAAGCACACATGACTAAATTGGCAGAGCAATTGCCAAATGAGTATAAATTAAATGTAGAATTTACTGATTTAGATTTAGCTGGTGATGTTCGTTACGGTGGTATGGATGAAATTCGTATAGTGAAACCTATCTATTTTCCGCGCATTAAACTCAACTATTCGTTAACGAACAAAGATGGCAGTGTAGTCAACAAAGGCAATGACGTAGAGCTTAAAGACATGGGTTTTATGGATAAGATAAAAATGGGTCGAGATGAGTCATTTTATTATGAGAAACGCTTATTAACAGAGTGGTTTGGCGAACAAATTCTAGTAAATTTAAATTAAAACAAATAAACGCTGAGTTATGATAACTCGGCGTTTATTTGTTTTAGGCGCGAGTTTACTTTGCGCTTTTGTTGTGTTGCTTTTAGCTGTTTTACTTAAAAGTAGCTAAAAGTGTCAATAATTGCTGTAACTTAATAACGGTAGCTTTAAGCTTTTCTTCACTAAAACCATCGGTTGATAAGCTTTCTACATCAGCGGCTACGTCAAGCACGTAAGGTTTAAATCGTTTAGCTTCAAAGTTAAAGCCAGCATCTTGTGCGAATAAGGCTTTAAACTTGCCATGACCTTGTTGCTGTAGTTCGTCAAGTTTTTTGTCGGCATCAAGTGCTTGACGATAAACAATTTTTAAGTTTGTATTGAGTTGTTCAATAATTGAATCCATGGTTTTCCTAAAGCTTTGTACTGCATGGCCGATATAATACTTGGATTACATTTAAAAGTCAGGTGGATTGTTTATATGAATATATCAGGTGGAAATTTACCAGTAATGTCTGGTGCTGGCGAAGGTGCTGAAGTTTTAAGTGCTGCGCTCGCAAAAAGGCAGCAAAAGGTTGATGGCTCTGCAGCACTTGCGCTTATTGAAGGTGCCGCACAACCATCCAGTGCGCAAACACCTGCTAAATCGGTGACAGCCACACTGGGTAATAACGTAAATGTATACGTTTAAATAAGCTTAAGATCGATAGGTGTTTTGCTTTTTTGACCCCCTATTTCTCTCACTAGTTTAGGCACTAAAAATCCAGGCAGGGCTTTTAATAGCTCTGCCATTATTTCAATTGCTTGCGCTTCATTAATATCAAAGTGGCTGGCCCCTTCAACTTTATCTAGCAAATACAAATAATACGGTAATACATCTGCATCAAATAATGCTTCGCTTAAGTTTATTTGTGCATCAACCGTATCATTCACATCTTTTAAAATTACCGCTTGGTTTAACAGCGTTACATTCGCGTGTTTAAGCTTTTGCATGGCTGCTTTAAAGTCGTCGTCTATTTCGTTTGCGTGATTAATGTGGTTAATAAAAATAATTTTTAAGGGTGACTTTGCTAGTCGCTCACATAATTCATTGGTAATACGCGCAGGAATAACAACAGGCAAACGGCTATGAATTCGCATGCGTTTAATTTGCGGTAGTTGTTCAAGCTCATCTAAAAACCAACTAATAGCATCATCTTTGGCCATTAGCGGATCGCCGCCACTTAAAATCACTTCGTTAATATCAGTATCTGATTTTATATAATTAAGCGTCTCAAGTAGGCTTTTTTTATTAAGCTGATTTTCTTGATACGGAAAATGCCTTCTAAAGCAGTAGCGGCAATTTACCGCACAACCCGTTTTAAACATCACTAAAACACGCGATTTATATTTGTGTAAAAGGCCAGGTTGGTCGTTATCTTGCTCAAGCAGTGGATCTTTATTAAAACCTGATTTAGTCAAAAATTCTTGATGGCGTGGCATGACTTGCAATAAAAGAGGATCGTTTGGATCGCCTTTGCGCATTTTTTTTATAAAAGGGATAGGCACACGCACTGCAAATAAACTACGGGCTTTTAGGTCGTTTTCATGGACTTGGCTCGATAAACCGACCATTTCAAGCAAGGTTTTTGGGCAGGTAACTACATTTGCTAATTCTTTTTGCCAGTTTTTATGCAAATTTGCTTCATTTCTTTGTATCATTGGCACGTAGATTACTCGAAAAAATATAAATAGAGGAAACGATGGCGAATTATAGCACCAACGAGTTCAAGGGCGGCCTAAAAATTATGATGGACGGCGAGCCTTGCAGTATTTTAGAAAATGAAATGGTAAAACCTGGTAAAGGCCAAGCGTTTAACCGTGTTCGTATCCGTAAACTTATCTCTGGTAAGGTGCTTGAAAAAACCTTTAAATCGGGTGAATCAGTTGAAGGTGCTGATGTAATGGATACAGATTTAGCGTATCTATACACAGACGGCGAATTTTGGCACTTCATGAACAACGAAACATTTGAGCAAATTGCTGCTGACGAAAAAGCACTAGGCGATGCTGTTAAATGGTTAGTTGAAAATGATGTATGTACAATTACATTATGGAACGGCAGCCCAATTGCTGTTACACCACCTAACTTTGTTGAGCTTGAGATCACTGAAACAGATCCTGGCCTTAAAGGTGATACAGCGGGCACTGGTGGTAAACCAGCAACGCTTAGCACGGGTGCTGTTGTACGTGTTCCATTATTCGTACAAATTGGCGAAGTAATTAAAGTAGACACTCGTAATGGTGAATACGTAAGCCGCGTTAAGTAACACTTAACTCAGTTTGATAAATCCCAGCTTGCGCTGGGATTTTTTTTGGAGAAAATATGTCAGTAGATCTTTGGGCTCCTAGCGCAAGTATTGAAACACTAAAGCAACGTGCAGAAATATTACATCGCATTCGTGAGTTTTTTTATGCGCGTGATGTTTTAGAAGTAGAAACGCCGAGCTTAAGCGCTGCCAGTGTAACCGATGTACACTTAGCGAGTTTTAATACCACATTTGTAGGCCCAGGCCACGCAGGTGGGCTTCCTTTGTTTTTACAAACATCTCCAGAGTTTGCCATGAAACGCTTATTAGCAGCAGGCTCAGGCGCTATTTTTCAGCTTTGTAAAGCATTTAGAAATGAAGAAGCGGGTAGCCATCACAATCCTGAATTTACTATGCTTGAATGGTATCGCCCAGGCTTTGATGAATTTGCACTTATGGATGAAATGGATGAGCTAATGCAGCTCGTTTTAGGTGTTGACCCTGCAACGCGCCTTACTTATCAGCAAGCGTTTGAACAAGCACTTGGGCTTGACCCGCTAACAGCGAGCATAGAGCAATTAAAGCAACTAGCATGTGAGCTGGGATTTGCTGATATAGCCCAAAATGAAACGCATAAAGATACCTTACTGCAATTATTAT
This region includes:
- a CDS encoding zinc-dependent metalloprotease, whose protein sequence is MKKISQLSYIFLTVLLCIITQAHAAIKSIDEFTTQMNHFPGYYSFFYDTQNGKVYLKVDKFEQQFLLQQSLPYGIGSNDIGLDRGQLGNTHLVQFERFGDKVMLRAVNTYYRANTSNKAEQQSIKEAFASSILAGFKVVAEDKAIALIDYTPYLLSDVHGVSRTLVARKQGSFSLDETRSAVDMNRSKAFVKNTELEAVLTFKGTKPGEFVRQVSADPYALTVHMHHSLIQLPDDNYTPRKFNPQSGFWSIEHKDYAAPLGESLYVRYIPRHRLTKKDSSLPISEPVEPIVYYLDPGVPEPVKSALLEGAKWWNDAFSGAGYKNAFIVKVLPSNADPMDIRYNVIQWVHRATRGWSYGSSVIDPRTGEIIKGHVTLGSLRVRQDILIAEALAAPYLKGNEVAKNLQAMALDRIRQLSAHEIGHTLGISHNFAASIGDRASVMDYPHPLLSFNEQGKLDVTRGYATGMGVWDSQVIKYGYSDFTNQDESAELAAILKENKVKGLEFISDSDARAKGGAHPTAHLWDNGTNPSQELLRVLEVRKKALSQFGINNIKTGDSLSQLEEKLVPLYLFHRFQVEAVVKLIAGVDYEYETRGDSPVKGAQVVDKKVQQEAVNAIFATLKPSNLLLPESVLSLIPPKAYGESKSRESIVGRTGLTLDAMALPEVAVQHSLSLLLNAQRLNRLAQQQARNNEFYSLDELLKALYSQVFNVSSPNTMVGKITQRVQFLTAKTMADLVASDSVSPEVQAQLRYYLVELSEDFNQNSMLSHTSTGESAFKQYLAEQINQFLIKGQWPSNFKVLPIPPGSPI
- a CDS encoding DUF5522 domain-containing protein — translated: MTQLNCTQCHTTLTCNVDNISACWCNELPAILPLDTNATSCLCRKCTLNKLSTFLEDIYKQPIKSQIGFAKQFRGSDNLIEGLDYTMQNGYMVFSKWFFLKRGSCCKNGCKNCPYGFKK
- a CDS encoding glycosyltransferase family 25 protein gives rise to the protein MPIPFYVINMKGCEGRWKTTLERLSNLGLTVERFEATIGKQLSNQEIKQWYCPSKNKKRYNRNLSAGEIGCYISHMRIWQKMVDESMPCCVVLEDDLFINAELKDVVDATARLKNWDLIKLSDNRNFPLIDTALLDNGLTVGNYKKAPNGTQGYIISLSGAKKLLSRKPFFRPVDVDMQFHKEVGLSMIGIKPYPIAEDRSFVSEISTINGGSHSNRSTFLRNLIHRTSIHRQRKYKTADLAKIINNKV
- the rsuA gene encoding 16S rRNA pseudouridine(516) synthase RsuA, with the translated sequence MKFPCRLDKFISHLAEMPRTQARASIKRKEVSVNGEVITSHNFQLAEQDEVLHQGEPLVFLGKRYIMLNKPVGYVCANSDELHKTVFDLLDEPNMSDFHVAGRLDIDTTGLVIITNDGEWSHKITSPKSNKFKTYLVETQEPITDEALRQLQTGVMLHNEKDLTRPAIAERLANYGLRLSISEGKYHQVKRMLYAVDNKVVELHREQIAGIKLDENLASGEYRLLTAEEIKL
- a CDS encoding class 1 fructose-bisphosphatase, which encodes MRRLPPVLLEDGCSRELLSLIRTILAACKEISFRVGQGELSGVLGSTLDENIQGETQKKLDVLSNQLLKDILLESGTVKAIASEEEDYTVAGNSDAKFIVAFDPLDGSSNTDINSLVGTIFSIMEAPEGSDAADESIFMQPGHKQVAAGYVLYGPSTMLALTTGKGTRMFTLDKTQGSFLLTEDFATIPADTNEFAINASNQRHWQPAMQNYINDLLAGDTGPRAKNFNMRWIAAMVGDVHRVLSRGGLFTYPTDTKDPKKPNKLRLLYEANPMAMLVEQAGGIASTGSERIMDIQPDAIHQRVAVILGSKNEVETCLGYHK
- a CDS encoding YggN family protein, with product MAFLSRSILALSIAFSSSSVFAQKQCDVELRHGLIITDDVIRIVDKGQTRVQINNNNQLFIRGYWVDLSDDESKVLEQFSNGIRHTVPELVNLATDGVNLGLSAIEHIVEGMSDKEPEVLKTQLQYVERALMDKFKRGDDFFFIAPQSLSQIDDFFTKEISQKIHSAVHGSLGAILMSLGDAFKSREGNIEDRINDMGQRMDIITKEIDKSLQKKAHQLELKASEYCECLNALDVTESRLQAIVPGMADFDLVQIKS